The Megalops cyprinoides isolate fMegCyp1 chromosome 19, fMegCyp1.pri, whole genome shotgun sequence genome has a window encoding:
- the LOC118794096 gene encoding hemoglobin subunit alpha-1-like has product MSLSAKDKAIVRGFWAKAATKAEDIGSEALSRMLAVYPQTKTYFSHWKDLRPGSAPVKKHGKVIMGGVNEAVQKMDDLVGGLLTLSELHAFQLRIDPANFKILSHNILVVMAMLFPADFTPEVHVSMDKFLTAVSLALSEKYR; this is encoded by the exons ATGAGTCTCTCAGCTAAGGACAAGGCCATTGTGAGGGGTTTTTGGGCTAAGGCTGCCACGAAGGCGGAGGATATCGGCTCCGAGGCTCTGTCCAG AATGCTGGCTGTCTACCCCCAGACCAAGACCTACTTCTCTCACTGGAAAGACCTGAGACCCGGCTCCGCTCCAGTGAAGAAGCACGGCAAGGTCATCATGGGCGGAGTCAACGAGGCTGTTCAGAAGATGGACGACCTTGTCGGTGGCCTGTTAACCCTCAGCGAGCTGCACGCTTTCCAGCTGCGAATCGATCCTGCCAATTTCAAG ATCCTGTCCCACAACATCCTCGTGGTGATGGCCATGCTCTTCCCCGCTGACTTCACCCCTGAGGTTCACGTATCCATGGACAAATTCCTCACCGCTGTCTCCTTGGCTCTGTCTGAAAAATACCGATAA